The following proteins are co-located in the Pedobacter frigiditerrae genome:
- a CDS encoding two-component regulator propeller domain-containing protein has product MKHWLKALLLFIFVLFFKVSHGQKRISFNHLSMENGLSQNSVMAITQDKNQFLWFGTRSGLNRYDGYRFKVYTSSESHSSISDNVITSLLTTSNGSIIVGTENGLNFYDEKTDQFIRVNKHRSANSISSNAIECLYEDPQKNIWVGTLNGLNLLIDKKTQKFKTFYFAKANSGNNLNSIISIFKDDRQNLWLGTQNGGLIRMFTKNGNYYHEIYKHDVSNANSISSNYITSITNDQQQNLWLGTDNGLNIFNYKDKAFSRLQKNINSPNSLVNNDIRRIICDKTGNLWIGTQEGISILNPATKQFDNYKHDPELKSTLSQNSTHSIFQDKHGSIYIGSYYKGLSVVYPYSTNFNIYKNTTSANSISSNIISVMIEDKYNNLWIGTEGGGLNYLNRDNNTFSHYYANPNNPAALKTNLIKTLFLDKTGQLIVGTHRGGLYVFNELTKQFKKIANVKDDKNNIGTAEIIAIAQDSYGTVWVGSKNGLSTLVKQNGEYLDKTIKSPIEKKIKNKYIQVVFEDQTKNLWIGTTAGLYTYLPQTGKVSSYYKNTDSNSLKSDRINCIIQTKTGSICIGTYLGGLSIFNTKTRTFKTYTQKDGLPNNNILGIIEDDQNNLWISTDKGLSKMEISTKKFNNYTKSDGLAGNDFNLRSFLKDRNGKLFFGGYDGITSFYANQIEVNPNVAKISFTGLRLFNEPVLVNGPDNLLTQDIKETKQLVFKHSDNNFSIEFALLNYIKPEKNNYSYKLIGYNKNWVNTNVPIATYANLTPGNYTFVVKGINNDGKSSGEAIQLAIRILPPFWATWWAYLLYALLFSGILFLVIRYLFVRERLKQTEEVQRMKLNFFTYIAHEIRTPLTLIIGPLENLLSNSHHNPELHKQVVPIKHNADRLIRLITELMDFRKAETHHLKLHVSEENIIDFVNEIFLSFAHIAQDKNIKYEFVHQINKINLFFDKIQLEKVMFNLLSNAFKFSAFGGTITLTVIENESEIEISVTDNGKGIPLESQKNLFSDFFQVDEQDTSQIGSGIGLALSKMIIKAHHGEIGFISNPALNAEEGFTKFTIQLKKGKSHFKQEEFENVKDHKQLVNTYAYNYDESQVNELIKTEHPTAKETILLVEDNTEIIQFISKLISNHYQVKESLDGLSGWETAVKILPDLIICDVMMPKIDGLELCRRLKADERTSHIPIIILTARSSHIHHVDGLETGADLYITKPFSPELLLLSVRNLLLSRAAVRQRYLKYSNLEPGDVILNSTDEVFMSKLLNYIDEHIADENFGVSELASKIGMSRPVLYKKIRMLTDLSVNDFVKSVRLKKARQLFLQNRYTIYEVAYQVGFNDPKYFSREFKKQFGESPREVMNNTTDNGKLE; this is encoded by the coding sequence ATGAAACACTGGTTGAAAGCCTTATTGCTTTTCATATTTGTACTGTTTTTTAAGGTAAGCCATGGGCAGAAAAGGATTTCCTTTAACCATTTATCAATGGAAAATGGCTTATCACAAAATTCTGTCATGGCAATTACGCAAGACAAGAATCAGTTTTTATGGTTTGGTACACGCAGTGGTTTAAACAGGTACGATGGATATAGATTTAAGGTTTATACAAGTTCAGAAAGTCATAGTAGCATTTCAGACAACGTAATTACTTCTTTACTTACAACTAGTAATGGGTCTATTATCGTTGGAACAGAAAATGGTTTAAATTTCTATGATGAAAAAACCGATCAGTTTATACGCGTAAACAAACATCGCTCTGCAAATTCAATAAGCAGTAATGCCATAGAGTGTTTATATGAAGATCCTCAAAAAAATATATGGGTTGGTACTTTAAATGGGCTTAATTTATTAATCGACAAAAAAACACAAAAGTTTAAGACTTTCTATTTTGCCAAGGCTAACTCAGGAAATAACTTAAATAGCATCATCTCTATATTTAAAGACGATAGACAAAATTTGTGGCTAGGCACACAGAACGGTGGTTTAATAAGAATGTTTACCAAAAACGGCAACTATTATCATGAAATATATAAACATGATGTTAGCAATGCAAACAGTATAAGCTCTAATTACATCACAAGTATTACCAACGACCAACAACAGAATTTATGGTTAGGTACAGACAATGGCTTAAACATCTTTAACTATAAGGACAAAGCCTTTAGTCGCTTACAAAAGAATATTAACAGTCCAAATTCGCTAGTAAATAATGATATCAGAAGAATCATTTGTGATAAAACTGGTAATTTATGGATTGGTACACAAGAAGGAATTAGTATTTTAAATCCTGCAACAAAGCAATTTGATAATTACAAGCATGATCCAGAGTTAAAAAGCACGCTAAGTCAAAACTCTACGCACAGTATTTTTCAAGATAAACACGGCTCTATTTATATTGGCTCTTATTACAAAGGACTGAGTGTGGTTTACCCCTATTCTACCAATTTCAATATTTATAAAAACACCACATCTGCCAATAGCATTAGTAGCAATATCATTAGCGTAATGATAGAAGATAAATACAATAACTTATGGATAGGAACTGAAGGTGGAGGATTAAATTATCTTAATAGGGATAATAATACTTTTAGTCATTATTATGCTAATCCAAATAATCCGGCAGCACTAAAAACAAACCTGATTAAAACACTCTTCTTAGATAAGACTGGGCAGTTAATTGTAGGTACACACAGAGGTGGATTATATGTTTTTAATGAACTTACCAAGCAATTCAAAAAAATAGCTAATGTTAAAGACGATAAGAACAACATAGGCACAGCTGAAATTATAGCTATTGCACAAGATAGTTATGGTACAGTTTGGGTGGGCTCAAAAAATGGACTTTCAACGCTGGTTAAACAAAATGGTGAATACCTCGATAAAACCATTAAAAGCCCAATAGAAAAGAAAATAAAAAACAAATACATTCAGGTTGTATTTGAAGACCAAACTAAAAATCTTTGGATTGGAACCACCGCTGGTCTTTATACCTACTTACCTCAAACTGGAAAAGTAAGCTCTTATTATAAAAACACAGATTCGAATAGCTTAAAATCTGATCGTATCAATTGTATCATACAAACCAAAACAGGAAGTATCTGTATTGGAACTTATTTAGGTGGATTAAGTATTTTTAATACAAAAACCAGAACATTTAAAACCTATACTCAAAAAGATGGCTTGCCTAATAATAACATTTTAGGCATTATTGAAGATGACCAAAACAACCTTTGGATAAGTACCGACAAAGGATTATCCAAAATGGAAATCTCCACTAAAAAATTCAATAACTATACTAAAAGTGATGGTTTAGCTGGCAACGATTTTAACTTGAGGTCTTTTCTTAAAGATCGAAATGGCAAACTGTTCTTTGGCGGATATGATGGCATCACATCATTTTATGCAAACCAAATAGAAGTTAACCCCAATGTTGCGAAAATCAGTTTTACAGGCTTAAGATTGTTTAACGAACCAGTGTTGGTAAATGGCCCTGACAATTTACTAACTCAAGATATTAAAGAAACAAAACAACTGGTATTTAAGCATAGCGACAATAATTTCAGTATAGAGTTTGCATTACTAAACTATATTAAGCCAGAAAAAAACAATTATAGTTACAAGCTAATAGGTTACAATAAAAATTGGGTAAACACTAATGTGCCAATTGCTACATACGCCAATCTAACACCTGGCAATTACACGTTTGTGGTAAAAGGAATTAATAATGATGGTAAATCCAGCGGAGAAGCTATACAATTAGCCATTAGAATTCTACCTCCATTTTGGGCAACTTGGTGGGCCTATTTATTATATGCTTTACTTTTTTCTGGCATACTATTCTTAGTTATACGTTATCTGTTTGTGCGTGAGCGATTAAAACAAACTGAAGAGGTACAAAGAATGAAATTAAATTTCTTTACCTACATAGCTCATGAAATTAGAACACCACTTACGCTAATTATTGGCCCTTTAGAAAACTTACTAAGCAATTCTCACCACAATCCTGAGCTTCATAAACAGGTAGTCCCTATTAAACACAATGCAGATCGTTTAATAAGATTGATTACCGAGTTAATGGATTTTAGAAAAGCCGAAACCCATCATCTTAAACTTCACGTTAGCGAAGAGAATATAATTGATTTTGTGAATGAAATCTTCCTTTCATTTGCCCACATTGCTCAGGATAAAAACATTAAATATGAATTTGTTCATCAAATAAACAAAATCAACTTATTCTTCGATAAAATTCAACTCGAAAAAGTAATGTTTAACTTGCTTTCAAATGCATTTAAGTTCAGTGCTTTTGGTGGTACAATTACCTTAACCGTAATTGAAAACGAAAGTGAAATTGAAATTAGCGTGACTGATAATGGCAAAGGTATACCCTTAGAGAGCCAGAAAAATCTTTTCAGCGATTTCTTTCAGGTAGATGAACAAGATACCAGTCAAATTGGTTCGGGAATTGGTTTAGCCTTATCTAAAATGATCATTAAGGCGCATCATGGAGAAATTGGCTTTATAAGTAATCCAGCACTAAATGCAGAAGAAGGATTTACCAAGTTCACCATCCAATTAAAAAAGGGAAAATCTCATTTTAAACAAGAGGAATTTGAGAATGTTAAGGACCATAAACAACTGGTCAATACTTATGCATATAATTATGATGAAAGTCAAGTAAACGAACTCATCAAAACGGAGCATCCAACTGCTAAAGAAACCATATTACTAGTTGAAGATAATACTGAAATCATACAATTTATTTCAAAGCTCATTTCCAATCATTATCAGGTAAAAGAGAGCCTAGATGGACTTAGCGGATGGGAAACAGCCGTTAAAATACTACCAGATTTAATTATTTGCGATGTCATGATGCCCAAAATAGATGGTTTGGAACTTTGTAGAAGGCTAAAAGCAGATGAACGTACCAGTCATATTCCAATTATTATTCTTACCGCACGTTCTTCTCATATACACCATGTTGATGGACTTGAAACCGGTGCAGATTTATACATCACAAAACCATTTAGTCCAGAGCTGTTATTGTTAAGCGTTCGCAACTTATTATTATCTAGGGCGGCAGTTAGACAACGATATTTAAAGTATTCCAATCTAGAACCTGGAGATGTTATTTTAAATTCTACAGATGAAGTCTTCATGTCGAAGCTATTAAATTATATAGATGAGCATATTGCTGATGAAAATTTTGGTGTATCAGAGTTAGCTTCAAAAATCGGCATGAGCCGACCGGTTTTATATAAAAAAATAAGAATGCTGACAGACTTATCAGTTAATGATTTTGTGAAATCTGTTCGTTTAAAAAAAGCTAGGCAATTGTTTTTACAAAATAGATATACCATTTATGAAGTTGCTTACCAAGTGGGCTTTAACGATCCGAAATACTTTAGTAGAGAGTTTAAAAAACAATTTGGCGAAAGTCCTCGAGAAGTAATGAACAATACCACAGATAATGGAAAATTGGAGTAA